In Mycolicibacterium nivoides, the DNA window CTCACCTAACAGCTCCTTAGCTCGGGCCGAGGTCCGCGGCGGGCCCCGGCGACAGCGTCACGCCTCGTCGGACTCTTCACCATCCGCATCCGAGTCCTCCTCGGCGTTGCGCGCAATCGCAATCAGTGTGTCGCCCTCGCCCAGGTTCATCAAGCGGACACCCTTGGTCTGGCGCCCAGCCTTGCGAACCTGACGTGCGGCGGTCCGGATGACACCGCCACCGGAAGTGATGGCGTACAGCTCCGTCTCGTCATCGACGATCAGCGCTCCGACCAGACTGCCACGTTTGCGGTCGTACTGGATCGTCAGGATCCCCTTGCCGCCACGGCCCTGAACCGTGTATTCCTCGATCGCGGTGCGCTTTGCGTAGCCGCCGGCGGTCGCGACCAGCAGATATGTGTCCGGTTGGACCACATTGAGGGACAGCAGCCGGTCGTCCTCGTTGAACCGCATGCCCTGCACGCCCGAGGTGGCCCGCCCCATCGGGCGCAGCGCCTCATCGGTCGCGGAGAACCGGATCGACTGGCCGTTTGCACTGACCAGCAGGAGGTCGTCGTCGGCCGAGCACAGCACCGCACCGACCAGTTCGTCACCGTCACGCAAGTTGATCGCCACGATGCCGCCGGAACGGTTCGAATCGAAGTCGACCAGCCTGGACTTCTTCACCAGGCCGTTGCGGGTGGCGAGCACCAGATACGGCGCGTCCTCGTAGCTCTTGATCTGGATGACCTGGGCGATCCGCTCTTCCGGCTGGAAGGCCAGCAGGTTCGCGACGTGCTGACCGCGCGCGGTGCGTGAGGTCTCCGGCAGCTCATAGGCCTTCGCCCGGTAGACGCGGCCCTGCGTGGTGAAGAACAGGATCCAGTCGTGGGTCGAGCAGACGAAGAAGTGGTTGACGATGTCGTCCTGCTTGAGCCCGGCTCCCTGCACGCCCTTGCCGCCGCGTTTCTGGCTGCGGTAGAGGTCGGTCTTGGTGCGCTTGGCGTACCCGGTCTCGGTGATCGTGACGACCACATCCTCGCGGGCGATCAGGTCTTCGTCGCTGACCTCGCCGTCGGCCGGCATGATGCGGGTCCGGCGGTCGTCACCGTGCTTCTCGACGATCTCGGCCAGCTCATCGCGGACGATCGCGCGCTGCCGTTCCGGCTTGGCCAGAATGTCCTCGAGGTCGGCGATCTCGGCTTCTATCTTGGCCAGATCGTCGACGATCTTCTGCCGTTCCAGGGCAGCCAACCGGCGCAGCTGCATGTCCAGGATGGCCTGGGCCTGGATCTCGTCGATGTCGAGGAGCTCGATCAGGCCGGCCCGGGCGATCTCGACGGTCTGCGACGCCCGGATCAGGGCGATCACCTCGTCGAGTGCGTCGAGGGCCTTGACCAGTCCGCGCAGGATGTGGGCCCGCTCGTTCGCCTTGCGCAACCGGTACCGGGTGCGCCGGATGATGACGTCGAGTTGATGCGCGACGTAATGCCGGATCATCTGGTCCAGGCGCAGTGTGCGCGGCACCCCGTCGACGATCGACAGCATGTTGGCGCCGAAGCTGGTCTGCAGCTGGGTGTGCTTGTAGAGGTTGTTCAGCACGACCTTCGCGACGGCATCGCGCTTGAGCTCCACCACGATTCGTAGACCGACGCGGTCGCTGGACTGGTCCTCGATGTTGGAGATGCCGGCCAGCTTGCCGTCGCGCACCTGCTCGGCGATCGAGGTGATGAAGTTGTCGTGGTTGACCTGGTACGGCAATTCGGTGATGACGATGCCGGTGCGGCCACGGCTGTCCTCTTCGATTTCCACCACACCGCGCATCCGGATGGAGCCGCGGCCGGTGGTGTAGGCGTCATGGATACCCTGGGATCCGACGATCAAGCCCGAGGTGGGGAAGTCCGGCCCCTTGACCCGCTCACATACCGCGGCGAGGGTGGCCTCTTCGTCGGCCTCATGGTTCTCGAGGCACCAGTACACGGCCTCGGCCAACTCCCGCAGGTTGTGCGGAGGGATGTTGGTGGCCATACCGACGGCGATGCCGCCCGAACCATTCGCCAGGAGGTTCGGGAACCGGCTGGGCAGCACCGTGGGTTCCTGCACCCGGCCGTCGTAGTTGGGGATGAATTCGACTGTCTCCTCGTCGATTTCCCGCAACATCTCCATGGCCAGCGGCGTCAGCCGGGCCTCGGTGTAACGCATGGCGGCAGCGGGATCGTTACCCGGCGAGCCGAAGTTGCCCTGACCGTCGACCAATGGGTAGCGCAACGACCAGGGCTGAGCCATCCGGACCAGGGTGTCGTAGATCGACGAGTCACCGTGCGGGTGATAGTTACCCATCGTCTCGGCCACCGAGCGCGCTGATTTCGCGTGGCTGCGGTCGGGGCGGAACCCGGAGTCGTACATCGCATAAAGCACGCGGCGGTGCACGGGCTTGAGACCGTCACGCACCTCGGGAAGGGCGCGGCCGACGATCACGCTCATGGCGTAGTCGATGTAGCTGCGCTGCATCTCGTGCTGGATGTCGACCGGTTCGATGCGGTCAGAGGTTCCGTCGCCGGGTGGCAACGTGGTGTCAGTCATGAGTTCCTCGCTCGTTGGCTCGGCGTGATGCGGTCAAAGGCCATCTGGACGCGACGCGAATTACGGTGGCGCGCATGGCAGGTGGGTCCTCGGGTTCACAGCGCCGCCGTGTGGTTGTGCTCCCACTTTTCGATCGGCGGTCCCAGCTCCGTCAGGAAAGTTGCGGCGTGCGGAAACGACGGGTCCTCGAGATCCCGATAGAACTCGTAGGGGCCGCAGCCCGGCTCGGCCATGGTGGGTTCGACCAGAGTGCGCATGGCGTCCGCGGCGCGGTCTGCGGCATCTGGGGCGACCTTGACCCGGATGAATGCTGTGTGCATCGGTTGTCTGCCTAAACGTCCAGGAAACGAACATCTTTGGCGTTACGCGTGATGAAGCTGCGGCGTGCTTCGACGTCCTCGCCCATCAGGATGGAGAACAGCTCGTCGGCAGCAGCGGCATCGTCAAGCGTCACCTGACGCAATACCCGCACCGACGGATCCATGGTGGTCTCCCACAACTCCTTGGCGTCCATCTCGCCGAGACCCTTGTAGCGCTGGATACCGTCGTCGACATTGATCCGCTTACCCGCTGCCTTACCGGCCTCGAGCAGGCCGTCCCGCTCACGGTCTGAGTAGGCGAACTCCGGTTCCTGCCGCTGCCATTTGAGCTTGTACAGCGGCGGCTGTGCCAGGAAGATGTGGCCGTGCTCCACCAGCGGTTTCATGAACCGGAAAAGCAGGGTCAGCAGCAGGGTTGAGATGTGCTGGCCATCGACGTCGGCGTCGGCCATCAACACGATCTTGTGATAGCGCAGCTTGCTGATGTCGAACTCGTCATGGATACCGGTGCCCAGTGCGGTGATGATGGCCTGGACTTCGGTGTTCTTCAAAACCCGGTCGATACGGGCCTTTTCGACGTTGATGATCTTGCCGCGCAGCGGCAGGATGGCCTGGAACATCGAGTCCCGGCCGCTCTTGGCCGAGCCGCCGGCCGAATCACCCTCCACCACATACAGTTCGGACTTCGACGGATCGGTCGAGCGGCAGTCAGCCAGCTTGCCCGGCAGGCCGCCGATGTCGGTCGCACTCTTGCGGCGGACCAGTTCGCGCGCCTTACGTGCGGCGATACGCGCCTGGGCTGACGAAACCGCCTTGTTCACCACGGTTTTCGCCTCGGCGGGATTCGCCTCGAACCAGTGGGTCAGCTGTTCGTTGCAGATCTTCTGAACGAACGACTTGACCTCGGTGTTACCGAGCTTGGTCTTGGTCTGGCCCTCGAACTGCGGCTGAGCCACCTTGACCGAGATGACCGCTGCCAACCCCTCGCGAATGTCGTCGCCGGTGAGGTTCGGATCCTTGTCCTTGAGCAGCTTCTTGTCTTTGGCGTACTTGTTCACCACGGTTGTCAGCGCCGAGCGGAAACCCTCTTCGTGGGTACCGCCCTCATGCGTGTTGATGGTGTTGGCGAACGTGTGCACCGACTCGGAGTATCCGGCGTTCCACTGCATCGCGATCTCGACCTCGTGGCCGGTGCCCTTGCCGTCGAAATCGATGACGCTGGGCTGGATCGCGGTCTTGGTGCGGTTGATGTGCTTGACGAAGTCGACCAGACCGCCGGGGTAATGGAAGGTCCGGTGCTTCACCTTGTGCGGTGCGGCGGCCTCGGCCGCCGTCTCCTCAGCCGACTTGGGTGCGGCGGCGGTGTCGGCGACCACCTCGTCGGTGATCTCGTCTTGGGTGACCCGTTCATCGGTGAGCTCGATGGTCAGGCCCTTGTTGAGGAAGGCCATCTCCTGCAGACGCCGGGCGATGGTCTCGAAGTCGTACACCGTGGTTTCGAAGACATTCGGATCCGCCCAGAACCGGATGGTGGTGCCGGTCTCCTTGGTCTTCTCACCCTGTCGCAGGGTGCCGGGGACCGAATTGTCGTAGGTCTGGAACCACTCGTATCCGTCGGTACGGACATCGGCTTCCAGCCGCGTGGACAGCGCGTTGACCACCGAGACGCCGACGCCGTGCAAACCGCCGGACACCTGGTAGGCACCCTCTTCGAACTTGCCGCCGGCGTGCAGGACGGTCATCACGACATCGATCGTCGGGATACCGGTGGCGTGCATGGCGACCGGAATGCCTCGCCCGTCGTCGGTGACCTGCACACCGCCGTCCTCGAGAATGCGGACGTCGACCTTCGTCGCGAACCCGGCCATCGCCTCGTCTACCGCGTTGTCGACGACCTCCCACACAAGGTGATGCAGGCCGCGTTCCCCGGTGGAACCGATATACATGCCGGGGCGTTTACGTACAGCCTCGAGGCCTTCCAGCACTTTGATCGAGTCGGCACCGTACTGATTCTGGGCAGCCACGTCGGACGCGTCTCCTTGGGGTTCGCGGGAGGCGGCAGCGTCACCGCCCTGCAGATCTCGCCACAGTCTACCGGTCGACACGTATAGGGCCGACTCTGCAGCGGCGTTTCCACCTATCTAACTGCGCCGTGCGCGGAATTTCTCGGGTATCGGTGCCTCCGGACGCTTGAGGAGATCCATTTTGCGCGTCTCGGGGTTCTCAGCGCAGTCCTAGCCGTAGGTGTCGCGGGGACCGCGGCCGGACACGTGATACCGGCCCTTCCGCCACGACGGGCCGACCGGGCCCACGATTTTCAGCGAGGTCACCACGCCGTCGCCGACCGCGGCGGCGATCTTGGCCAGCAGCTGGGACTGCACCATCCGCAGCTGGGTGGCCCACGCGGTGGACTCCGCCGACACCGTCAACACGCCCTCGTTCAAGCCGGTCGGGTTCGCATGGTCGGCGATCTGGTCGCCGACCACGGTCCGCCACCGGCCGAACACCGAACCCTCGGCAACCCTCGAGCCCCACCCCCGCACCTTCGCCAGGTCCTGGGTCGCGGCACCGAGCGGCTGTGGATCACGGATATCTGGCCCCGGGCCCGACCAACTCCGGCGACGACCGGCATTGCCGGCGACGCGTCGGACCGGGGCCCTGCGACCACGGCCGACATCCTTGCCTTGGCTGCGGGCCGCGCCTCGAGCCTCCTCCAGGGTCCGCCGCACCAGGTCCATGCCGCGCATGCGGCTGAGATCTTCGGGCGACACCGCGGGGGTCGGGTCGGAGGATTCTGCGGGATCGTTCGTCATGACTGCACCACCGATATCCGTCCCTGGTCGCTTTCGGTCATCCTGATCTCGACGCGGTTGACCGCCCAGTCCTGCGGGATGTCCTCACCGACCGCCGCGGTGACCAGAACCTGTTCGGCTTCACCGGCCACCGCTGCCAGGGCCTGCCTCCTCGAGGTATCCAATTCGGCGAAGACATCGTCGAGCAGCAGCACCGGATCGACGCCGTCCGAGCGCAGCAATTCGTAGGCCCCTAACCTCAGGGCAAGCGCCATCGACCACGATTCACCGTGGCTGGCAAAGCCTTTGGCGGGTTGATCACCCAGCCACAGCTCGAGATCGTCGCGATGCGGACCCACCAGACAGACTCCACGATCCAGCTCGGCGTCGCGGCGCCGGGCCAGCCCGTCCAGCAGCGCCGCCTCGTAGAACTCCACGGATTCCGGGCCCGGAGCGTTCTCGATCGCCTCCACGCTGCTGCGGTACTTGATGGTCGCGGGCCTGCTGGACGGCGCCAACAATTGGTAGGCCTTCTGGACCTCCGGATGAAGCTGCTCGACCAGTGCGATGCGCGCGGCGATCAGCGCCGCACCATGCGTGGCGAGGTGCCCGTCCCACACGTCGAGGGTGTCCAGGACACTGCGGTCGCCCCGATAACGTGCTCCGGCAGCGGTTTTCAGCAGCGCGGTACGCTGGCGCACAACCTTGTCATAGTCAGCACGGATACCGGCGATGGTCGGCCGGCGGGTGGTGGCCAGCTCATCGAGGTAGCGCCTACGCTCTCCGGGATCCCCTCGGACCAGCGCAAGGTCCTCCGGGCTGAACAACACCGCGCGCAACACCCCGAGGATTTCGCGGGGCGAACGTACCGGCGAACGGTTCAGCCGGGCTTTGTTGGCACGGCCGCTGGTGATCTCGAGATCGACCGCCAGTTCCCGTCCCTCGTTGACCACGATGCTCGAGACGATCGCGCGCGGCGCACCGGCCCGGATCAGGGGCGCATCGGAGGCCACCCGGTGGGAACCCAACGTGGCGCAATACCACAGCGCCTCAACGAGATTCGTCTTGCCGAAACCGTTCGATCCGACGAACACCGTGCGGCCGGGCTCGAGCTCGAGCTCGACATGTGCCCAGGACCGGTAGTCGGTCAGTCCCAGGTGACGGACATACATCGGAATTACGCCTAACCGGACTCACTGATCCGGTGCACAGCATGTCCACCGAACTGGTTACGAAGGGCCGAGACGGCTTTCATGGTGGGGGAGTCCTCTTGCCTCGAGGCGAACCGCGCGAACAACGACGCCGCGATCACCGGCATCGGAACCCGGTGACTGATGGCCTCCTCCACGGTCCAGCGGCCTTCCCCGGAATCCTCGGTGTACCCGCTGATCGCGGAGAAACCTGGATCCTCCTTGAGCGCCTTGGCCAGTAGCTGCTGCAGCCACGAGCGCACCACGGTGCCGTTCGTCCAGGCCTGGATCACCGCTTGCGGATCGGTGATCAGTTCCTCGGCCGCCAGCAGTTCGTATCCCTCGGCGTAGGCGTGCATCAGGCCGTATTCGATGCCGTTGTGCACCATCTTGGCGTAGTGGCCCGCGCCCACCGGACCGGCATGAACGAATCCGTCGGCCACGTCACCCTCAGGACGCAACGTGTCGAAGATCGGCATGGCTCGAGCCACGTCGGCGTCACTGCCGCCGACCATCAGTCCGTAGCCCTCGTGCAGACCCCAGACACCGCCCGACACACCGGCATCGATGAAGTTGATTCCCTTGTCGCCCAACAACTTTGCGTGGGGACCATCTTCGGTGTATCGGGAGTTGCCGCCGTCGATCACCAAGTCACCGGGGCCCAGCACATCAGCGAGCTCGCCGATGGTCTCGTGCGTCACCGTGCCCGACGGCACCATCACCCAGACCACCCGCGGCGCCTCGAGCGCGCCGGCCAGATCCTCCAGGCTGGCCACGTCACTCACTTCGGGGCGAGGGTCATAGCCCACGACCTCATGGCCCCCGGCGCGCAGGCGCTCGCGCATGTTGAAGCCCATCTTGCCCAGGCCGACTAACCCCAGTTGCATGTGCGCCCTCTCTAGCCCGGGCCGGTCAGCCGGGAAGGCGTACCGGCATCAACAGATAGACGTAATCGGTCTTGGCGGCCGGGAACGGACCCGAACCACCTCCGCTACCACCATCCTCGCTCGTCGGCCGCAACACCGCGGGGCGACTCGGCGTGGTGAAACCGAAAGTAACGCGGTCGGAATGCAGCGAGCTCAGCCCATCGGTCAGGTAGGTCGGGTTGAACGCGATGGTCAACGGGTCGCCGGCGAACTCGACCGGCAAGTCTTCCTCGGCCCGGCCCACGTCATCGGCGCCGGCCGACAGCCTGAGCACGTCATCGCCGAATTCCATGCGGATCTGGGCACCCCGGTCGGCCACCAGCGCCACACGCTTGATCGCCTCGGTGAGCTCGGCGACCCCGATGGTGGCCACCGCGGTGTGCTCGCTCGGCAACAGCTGACGGAACTTCGGGAACTCCGCGTCGAGCAGGCGGGTGGTGCTGCGCTTGCCGTTACTGCGGATACCGAGCAGGCCGTCCTTGCCGACCGACGCACCGGAGCCCAGCGACAGATGGACCTGATTGCCGTCGGTGCCCGCCTTGGCCGCCTCGGCCAGCGTCTTCGCCGGCACCAGCACGGCGGCTTCGATGTCGCTGGCGCTGGTCTCCCAGGTCAGCTCACGCACGGCGAGCCGGAAGCGATCGGTCGCCGCCAAAACCACTGATTCACCGGAGATCTCGACCCGGATACCGGTAAGCATGGGCAGGGTGTCGTCACGGCCTGCCGCGACCGCGACCTGGCCGATGGCCTCTGCGAACAGATCCGACGACACCACGCCGGTTTCTTCGGGCAGGGTCGGCAGCGCGGGGTAATCCTCGACAGCCAGGGTCGGCAGCGAGAACCGGGCGCTTCCGCAGGTCAGTGCTACCCGGGTGCCCTCGACGCTGAGCTCGACCGGCTTGGCGGGCAGCGCCTTGGTGATGTCGGACAGCAGTCGCCCTGACACCAAAACGCTTCCGGGAGAAGCGATTTCGGCGCTGACACGTACCTCGGCGGAAACTTCGTAGTCGAAGCCGGAGATGGTCAGGCCGTCGTCGGTGCCGGTCAGCAGGACGCCGGCCAGCACCGGGATGGTGGGCCGGGTCGGCAGATTGCGGGCCACCCAGGCCACCGCATCCGCGAAGTCCTCACGCACCACGCGGAACTTCAAGTCGGTCAGCCCAGCCGTCGTCGTCGCCACGTGCTATGCGCCCCTTCGATGATCCCCATAACGAGCTCTACCAGCATCTTCCCAAAACCGCACCATGCAGCCTGACGCTGAATGACAAAGCTGGAAACCGCTGTCGATGAACCACCGTAGAGCTTTCCGCATCAACTTGAAAGCTAATCGATCGGGGTGACATCCCCGCTTCGCGAGCCCGATCGGACGGGAGGTCCGCTCGGTGTCCCCAAGCCCCTTCTTCTAGAAAGAACTCTTAGAAGATATTTGAGTAACAGTATTAGGGGCTGTGAAAACTGGGGATGAACGGGTGTTTGCCCAGCACCGTCGGTGTGTCGCAATGTTAGTCCGCTGTGGAGACCGGTGGATGGACCGGCGCTCGGGTGTGGACAGAACGGTGAGTGTGGATGATTTTGTCATTCATCCCGTGGTTTGCCCGCAGGTTGTGCACAGCCGTATCCACAGCGGTGAGCTGTGACTTGTGAGGCGCAATGAGGCGGAAGTTGTTACAAGATTTTTCGCCGGACGGGCCTGAAGAGACCACGATGTGAGACGGCGGAGGCATTACGACGGCGGCACGGCGGCACGACTGAGCCCCCTCGAGTGTCGTCTCGAGGGGGAGTCAGGCGAGATACAGCGGGGGATTCAGCGCTTGGCGCGCTGACGAATCCGGGTGGTGAGTTCCTTCACGTGGTCGAAAACCTCGCGTCGCTCGGCCATCTCGCCACGGATCTTCTTCTCCGCGTACATGACCGTGGTGTGATCGCGCCCGAATGCCTGGCCGATCTTGGGCAGGGACAGATCGGTGAGCTCACGGCACAGATACATGGCGATCTGCCGGGACTGAGCCAACGCGCGGGTCTTGCCGGGGCCGCGTAGTTCCTCGACGGTGGTCTCGAAGTACTCGGCGGTGGCCGCCATGATCGCGGCCGTACTGATCTGCATGGTCGTCGCGTCGGCGATCAGATCGCGCAACACGACTTCGGCCAGTGACTTGTCGATCCGGGTCTTGTTCAGCGAGGCGAAGGCGGTGACACGGATCAGCGCACCCTCGAGCTCACGGATGTTGCGTTCGATGCTGCTGGCGATGAGCTCGAGCACGTCATCAGGCACGTCCAGACGATCCATCTGCGCCTTCTTACGCAGGATCGCGATGCGCGTCTCGAGCTCAGGCGGCTGAACATCGGTGATCAGGCCCCACTCGAAGCGGGTCCGGAGCCGGTCCTCGAGCGTGGCCAGCTGCTTGGGCGGGCGATCCGAGGAGATGACGATCTGCTTGTTGGCGTTGTGCAGGGTGTTGAAGGTATGGAAGAACTCTTCCTGGATACCTTCCTTCCCCTCGATGAACTGGATGTCGTCGACGAGCAGGATGTCGATGTCGCGGTAACTGCGCTTGAACGAGGCTTTGCGGTCGTCGCGGAGCGAGTTGATGAAGTCGTTGGTGAATTCCTCTGTGGAGACGTACTTCACGCGCATGCCCGGGAAGAGACGTTGCGCATAGTTTCCGGCCGCGTGCAGCAGATGCGTCTTGCCGAGGCCGGATTCACCCCAGATGAACAACGGGTTGTAGGCCCGGGCGGGTGCCTCGGCGATGGCGAGGGTCGCGGCGTGGGCGAAGCGGTTGGACGCACCGATGACGAAGGTGTCGAAGGTGTAGCGCCGGTTGAGATTGACCGCGTTGTCATCGCTGACCGTCGAGTCCCGCTGCGGGCTGCTGAAGTAGGTCGGCCAACTCTCCTCGGCGCTGACCTTGGCGGCCCGGTCGTCGTCGATCTCGTCCGCGTCGGTGGCCGGCTGCGCCGAGGTGCTCTCCGGTGCCCCATCGCCGGCCGAGTCAGCCGTCTCGGCGGGGGAGTCCGCGGATTCCTCGGAGGGTGTGGCGATGCGCACACCGAGTTCGACGCGCTGGCCCAGTTTGCGACTGAGCGCGTTGATGATGGGCTCGCGGAGGTGGCGTTCGATCTCGTTCTGGACGAACGTGGTGGGAACCGAGAGCAGAGCAAACCCCTCGGCGATCACGAGCGGTTCCACCAGCTTGAGCCAGGCTCTTTGCTGCGGGGTCAGCTGGGGTGCGGCTGGATCACCTGCGGGACCGGACTGTGCACCGCGGTCGCCGTTGAGCTCGGCGACGACGCTGTTCCAGACGGCGACGAATGGTGGGTCGGGGTCCGCTGTCAACGACCGTTTCCCCCTTTGAGGTGCATCGAGGTCGATCCGGTGACGACCAAAAAGAACGATGACGAACTGTCCACATATTTATCCACAGCTTGTGGAGAAAGGACAGTCGTCGTCGCTCTGTGTCTGTTGTGAGAGCGTCGGGGCCGGGTTCGTCACGTGCTGTGAAGCTGCACCGCGGAGCGACGTCCTCATTTTATTGTCCGGAGCCGGTCCAGGCTCGGAACGGCATTGCCAGAAGCTAACAGTTTTCTCTCGATGTGCCAACAGTTCTGCAACATCGGAAGGAGTCCAAGTAAGCGGGTCCGCGCAGGTTTGACCGAGGGAAATCTCATCAGTACCCTCGAGCAGTCGCCCGCACGTGGCGGTACGGCTGCGCCCGGGAGGTTCCGGAGAATGCGCCGGTTAGTAAAGCACGACGGACGAGCTTAAATCGAGCTTGCACGGTAACCGCGTTTCGGCGGCACTTCGGTGTCGTCGGGTGCGGGTGCCAAATGGAACAAGGAGAGATTGCCGTGGCCAAGGGCAAGCGGACTTACCAGCCCAACAACCGCCGCCGTGCGCGTGTGCATGGGTTCCGGCTGCGGATGCGTACGCGCGCCGGCCGCGCCATCGTCGCCAACCGTCGTGGCAAGGGCCGTCGCGCACTTACTGCGTGATACGACGCAGGATCTAGCGCGGTGCTCCCGGCTCGATACCGGATGAGGCGGTCCGCGGAGTTCAGTGCCACCGTCAGTCGTGGCGCGCGTGCAGTCCAACCTGACGTTGTCGTACACGCGCTACACGAGGGAACGGACGCTACCGGCCCGCGGGTCGGTCTGATCGTGTCCAAAGCTGTCGGTAACGCCGTGGAACGTCATCGGGTGTCGCGGCGGCTGCGTCATGTCGCCCGCACCGTCATACCGCAACTGGACGCCACCGACCTGGTGGTGATCCGGGCTCGTGCGGGCAGTAGTGAAGCGCCGTCGTCGCGGCTGGAGCAGCAGTTGCAGCGCGCTCTCGAGCGCCTTGAGTCGCGGCGCAGGACGACCCCATGATTCGCAGGGCGGGTGTCGGTGCTGCCCGCGGTGCGATCTTCCTGATTCAGCTCTACCGTCACACCATCTCTCCGCTTCGACTGCCGTCGTGCCGGTTCATGCCGACCTGCAGTCAGTACGCGGTCGACGCCCTCACCGAATACGGCCTGTTCCGCGGCGGGTGGCTGACGTTGATCCGACTGCTGAAATGCGGACCTTGGCATCCAGGGGGATGGGACCCCATCCCGGACCGGTGCCCACACGATCACGAGTCCTTCACGTCTGATGAGACCGTGTCTGGCGAGATAGCCGCCGAAAACCTTGTCTGGGAGACCCCAGCGAAGCGAGGGGAGAGCAAGTCGCGTGTTTAATTGGTTCAGCCTGGACATCATCTATTACCCGGTGTCGGCGATCATGTGGGTTTGGTACAAGGCGTTCGCCTTCCTGCTCGGCCCCGAGAATTTCTTCGCCTGGGCGCTGTCGGTGATGTTCCTGGTGTTCACCCTGCGCGCGATCCTCTACAAACCCTTCGTCAAGCAGATCCGCACCACGCGGCAGATGCAGGAACTGCAGCCGCAGATCAAGGCCCTGCAGAAGAAGTACGGCAAGGACCGCCAGCGGATGGCACTGGAGATGCAGAAGCTGCAGCGCGAGCACGGGTTCAACCCGATCCTTGGCTGTCTGCCGATGCTGGCGCAG includes these proteins:
- the rpmH gene encoding 50S ribosomal protein L34, which translates into the protein MAKGKRTYQPNNRRRARVHGFRLRMRTRAGRAIVANRRGKGRRALTA
- the rnpA gene encoding ribonuclease P protein component, whose translation is MLPARYRMRRSAEFSATVSRGARAVQPDVVVHALHEGTDATGPRVGLIVSKAVGNAVERHRVSRRLRHVARTVIPQLDATDLVVIRARAGSSEAPSSRLEQQLQRALERLESRRRTTP
- the dnaN gene encoding DNA polymerase III subunit beta, producing MATTTAGLTDLKFRVVREDFADAVAWVARNLPTRPTIPVLAGVLLTGTDDGLTISGFDYEVSAEVRVSAEIASPGSVLVSGRLLSDITKALPAKPVELSVEGTRVALTCGSARFSLPTLAVEDYPALPTLPEETGVVSSDLFAEAIGQVAVAAGRDDTLPMLTGIRVEISGESVVLAATDRFRLAVRELTWETSASDIEAAVLVPAKTLAEAAKAGTDGNQVHLSLGSGASVGKDGLLGIRSNGKRSTTRLLDAEFPKFRQLLPSEHTAVATIGVAELTEAIKRVALVADRGAQIRMEFGDDVLRLSAGADDVGRAEEDLPVEFAGDPLTIAFNPTYLTDGLSSLHSDRVTFGFTTPSRPAVLRPTSEDGGSGGGSGPFPAAKTDYVYLLMPVRLPG
- the dnaA gene encoding chromosomal replication initiator protein DnaA, yielding MTADPDPPFVAVWNSVVAELNGDRGAQSGPAGDPAAPQLTPQQRAWLKLVEPLVIAEGFALLSVPTTFVQNEIERHLREPIINALSRKLGQRVELGVRIATPSEESADSPAETADSAGDGAPESTSAQPATDADEIDDDRAAKVSAEESWPTYFSSPQRDSTVSDDNAVNLNRRYTFDTFVIGASNRFAHAATLAIAEAPARAYNPLFIWGESGLGKTHLLHAAGNYAQRLFPGMRVKYVSTEEFTNDFINSLRDDRKASFKRSYRDIDILLVDDIQFIEGKEGIQEEFFHTFNTLHNANKQIVISSDRPPKQLATLEDRLRTRFEWGLITDVQPPELETRIAILRKKAQMDRLDVPDDVLELIASSIERNIRELEGALIRVTAFASLNKTRIDKSLAEVVLRDLIADATTMQISTAAIMAATAEYFETTVEELRGPGKTRALAQSRQIAMYLCRELTDLSLPKIGQAFGRDHTTVMYAEKKIRGEMAERREVFDHVKELTTRIRQRAKR
- the yidD gene encoding membrane protein insertion efficiency factor YidD — encoded protein: MIRRAGVGAARGAIFLIQLYRHTISPLRLPSCRFMPTCSQYAVDALTEYGLFRGGWLTLIRLLKCGPWHPGGWDPIPDRCPHDHESFTSDETVSGEIAAENLVWETPAKRGESKSRV